In Chitinophaga oryzae, the sequence ACCGGCAGGAGCTTCCGATTGTCCGGCTTCCTGGTTAATAGCTTTCAGCGAATACCCTTTGCTCACATAGTCATAGTTGTAGGCAACGTAAAAGAACGGACTATAGGCACGTGACACAGAGAAATAAGCGTTGCGCTGTATGTTGAGCAAGCCGCGGACCGACAGCCCTTCGGTAATAAAAGACAGCTTTTGGTTCAACGCCAGCTGCGCATTGATGGCAGACCTGTTGAACTGCCTGTACCCTTTCTGCAGATCGGCATACGGGTTATTGTACTTACCGTCCGCAGCGTTGCCAAACATGATGTGCCGCACATATTTTGTTTCCTCCGTAGGTTCGTAGTAGGCCGGGAACAGTACCGGGTTGGACTGCATGATCTGCTTATAGATCTCCTCTCCTCCTTTGATGGGGCCGGAATAATCATCGAAACTGCCGGAGATACGTACGATCATTTCCGTAGACGGCGTCAGATTGACGTTAACATTACTTCGGATGGAATACGATTTTAGTTTGGAATTGCTGTTAAAATTGCTTTTCCGATCTGTTTTTAATATCCCGTTGTCCATATTCATAGCGCCTGAAACATAGTACCGGGCTATTTTTCCGCCACCGTTTACGGACAGGTTGTAACGCTGGTTGATCGCAGCGTTGCGCAACAGCATCTGTTGCCAGTCAGTAGCAGGAAATACCACAGGGTCGATACCATTGCGGGTGTTCTCTATCTTATCTTTAGAATACAGGAGGCCGCCCAGCGGGTTTCTGGTCAGCACAGCTTCATTGGCCAGCTCCATATAGGTGACCGGATCTGCCAGCTGCACGTTCCGGGTGGAGCGGGACATGGAAGTTTCCGCCCGGAAGGACAGATTGGCGCTGCCTTCCTTTCCTTCTTTGGTGGTGATGAGGATAACGCCGTTGGCGCCTTTGGAGCCGTACAACGCGGTAGCCGTAGCGTCTTTCATAATGGAAAAGCTCGCGATGTCATCCACCTGCAGGCGCGCCAGGTCTGTTGTGGACGCCTGAATATTATCGATGAGGATCAGGGGTGACTTCCGGTAGCCAAAGGTGGTAACGCCCCTTACAAAAAAATCCGCGTTATCGAAACCGGGTTCACCACTGCGCTGAAAGGCGATCACGCCGGCCAGCTTACCCGCCAGCGCATTCGTCAGGTTGCTGCTCGGGATCTTCAGTTCGGCAGGTTTAATGGACGTCACTGCACCTACCACTTCTGTCTTTTTTTGTTTCCCGTGGGCTACCACTACCACCTCTTCTACTTTCGACTGCTGACGTTTAAGCACGATCCGCATAGGCCCGGCAGCCTGCACGATGACCTCCAGCGGTTCATACCCGATAAATGACACCGTGAGCACCACACCGGCGCGCGGCACCTGGATAGAAAAATGACCGATAGCATCCGTCGTCACGCCTTTGGAAGTGCCTTTCAGTTTTACGGTCGCACCCGGCAGCGGTGTACCATCTTCCCCTACTACCATACCGGTCACATCGACCGCCAGCCGAGCGGTGGCCGCTGTCGAATCCCTTCCTTCCGATGCCGTTGCCGTAATCATAATTCTGTTTTTCGAGATGGCATAGGTCAACGGCAGGTCTTTTAGACAGGCTTTCAGCGCATCTGCCAGTGGGGTATTACGCAAGTCAACGCTGATACCGCCGGCGTTGTTCAGCAGGGCATCCTCATAAAAAAAACGGTACCCCGTTTGCCGGTTGATCTCCTTCAACACTGTCTTCAGCGACACATTTTTCTCCGACAGCGTAATGGTCTGGCTAAAGCCCGTGGCGCTGGTCTGCATACAAAAACAGAGCAGGCTGAAAGCGGCAAACTTCATCCGCAACAAATGCCTGGTAAATGTTTTACATCGTGGATGGGTAAGGAAATGTCCTCTTAGGTTCATACATACGTTTTTCATCAACTCATTTTTTTGAGTTGCTTAGGGTAAAAGAATCGCGGTTTAGCGCATATAATTCCGCATCCGGCTGACGATCCGGATGGTTGGCCCGCATACGGTCACTCCGGCTGACACACGGAGCACCGGTAAGGGTGGATTTTGGTGATATTGATTATTGTATTACGACTATTTTCCGATCGTTTAGCTTATACCTGACGCCGGCTGCCTGCATAAAGTCCAGGATTTCTGTTATACTTTCATTTCGGTTGATAATTCCTGTAAAACGTTTGGCGCTTACCGGGCCTTCATAGGAGACTTCCACATCATACCAACGGCAGACCTGGCGCATAATTTCAGGCAGAGTAAGGCTGTTGAAAACAAAGTTTCCGTCTTTCCATGCCATCACCTCTTCCAGGTCTGCCTGGCGGCTGACGGTAGCCTTTCCGGCTGTCAGGACTGCCTGCTGGCCGGGGCGCAACAGCACGCTGTCCGCCCGGGCGGCCACTTTTACCGCTCCTTCCAGCAAGGTGACGCGCAGCCCATTATTATCCGTATAACCGTTTACGTTAAATTTTGTACCGAGAACGCTGATCTCCGATTCCGGTGCTTTTACGCGGAAAGGCGTCCTGTCCTTTTGTATCTCAAAATACACTTCCCCGGTTACTTCCACCTGCCTGCCCTCTTTTGGGAAGGCCACCGGAAAACGGATGGAAGATTCCGCATTCAACAGCGCCGTGCTGCCGTCCGGCAGTGTAAGCAGGAATGTTTCCCCTTTGGGGGTGGTTATTTTATGCCAGGGCATTTTATTGCTTTCGTTTACCAGCGCGTTGTACACCAGGTTACCATTGCCCTGTTTCATGCTCACGGTGTTTCCCTGCAGGGTAACAACGCCCTTCCCGGAGCTGTCCAGTTCTATACTGGCGCCGTCTGACAACGTAAGGAGCACCTTATTTTTTTTCAGGCCGGCAGCAGCGTGTTGCACCGGCTTTTCCTGGTAGCCATCGTACCACCACCCTCCCGCTAACATGATGGGAAGCAGGATGGCTGCCGCCGCCCTCCACCATTTGTGAAGAGCCGCACTGCGCTGCTCCTGCTGCTTCACCCGTTCCGTGATACGCCGGTACATTGCCTCGCGGCCCGACGGGGAACTGAGGTTGTCAAAAACGCCGGATGACAGGTGCCCCTCTATCTCTGTATGCAGCATGTCGTCATGAGCAGACGGCAAACTACCAGGCAGCCTGGCCTTTAGCCATCTCCTTGCTTTACGCTGAAATTGATGCATATGTTGTGGTGACCAGTACTGTTGTAGCTGATTCAGTATATAAAGACACGCGACAAAAAAAAATGTACCAGTGGGGAGATTACTGTAAGGCGAGAAATATTATCACAAAAAGCAAGGTTTGTTCATCGGCATGGTCATGGAGGTATTCCCGAACGGATTGTACCGCCCTGGACAGGTGGTTTCTAACGGTATTCCTGGACAGTCCCAGTTGTATGGCCACTTCACCCAACCGCATGCCCTGTAGCTGGTTGAGCTGATATACTTCCCGCTGCCGGGGCGGCAGGCTATCGATGGCATGTAAAACAAGGCTGCGGGATTCTTTAAGCACATATTCGCTTTCCGGCGAACGGAGATTCTCGGTTTCTGCTGAAAAAAGTTGCTGAAGATATTTTTTTTCCGTTTTGAGGCGCCGCAGCTCATTGATGATCCGGTTCCGGGAGATAATAAAGATATAGTCTGCGATGCTCTTCAACGCAGGCAGTGAAGCTCTTTTAAGCCATATCTTCACAAATACGTCCTGTACTATTTCTTCAGACAGATGGGGAGATTTTGTGTAGGTGTAGGCAACACCGTAGATCCTGTCGGCAAAGGTATCAAACAGCTGGCGGAAGGCATGCTCGTTACCACCAGCCACCTGTTCTAAAAGCAGCGTACTGCAAACGGGCATTGTGTTTGAGGACATCATACTAAACGAGGAATTGTGTAAAAAAAGAGATCTGTCTAAAAGTAAAGAAACAATGCAGATGTGTACCCGGAC encodes:
- a CDS encoding TonB-dependent receptor, with the translated sequence MNLRGHFLTHPRCKTFTRHLLRMKFAAFSLLCFCMQTSATGFSQTITLSEKNVSLKTVLKEINRQTGYRFFYEDALLNNAGGISVDLRNTPLADALKACLKDLPLTYAISKNRIMITATASEGRDSTAATARLAVDVTGMVVGEDGTPLPGATVKLKGTSKGVTTDAIGHFSIQVPRAGVVLTVSFIGYEPLEVIVQAAGPMRIVLKRQQSKVEEVVVVAHGKQKKTEVVGAVTSIKPAELKIPSSNLTNALAGKLAGVIAFQRSGEPGFDNADFFVRGVTTFGYRKSPLILIDNIQASTTDLARLQVDDIASFSIMKDATATALYGSKGANGVILITTKEGKEGSANLSFRAETSMSRSTRNVQLADPVTYMELANEAVLTRNPLGGLLYSKDKIENTRNGIDPVVFPATDWQQMLLRNAAINQRYNLSVNGGGKIARYYVSGAMNMDNGILKTDRKSNFNSNSKLKSYSIRSNVNVNLTPSTEMIVRISGSFDDYSGPIKGGEEIYKQIMQSNPVLFPAYYEPTEETKYVRHIMFGNAADGKYNNPYADLQKGYRQFNRSAINAQLALNQKLSFITEGLSVRGLLNIQRNAYFSVSRAYSPFFYVAYNYDYVSKGYSLKAINQEAGQSEAPAGTEYLNYTEGDKTLSSDFYGELAVDYRRTFNKVHGLSGTLVGIAKNSLTGNAGSLQNSLPFRNLGLSGRATYLYDNRYAVEFNFGYNGSERFYKTHRFGFFPSAGIAYTVSNEAYWERWKRVVSKLKLRATYGLVGNDAIGSPDDRFFYLSNVDMNSSKRGMSFGTLKNYNLSGVDISRYANFDITWEKAAKTNVGFEASFFDRLNLEVDVYTEKRSNILMPRSSIPTTMGLSAGLSANVGKASARGVDLAMDYTHQITHQWWAKAMANFTYATSRFEVYEEPAYPEKNKSHLGHSLSQQWGYIAERLFVDDLDAKNSPKQSFGVYGGGDIKYRDVNGDGQITEMDMCPIGFPTTPEIVYGFGLSSGYDRFDFNIFFQGLARESFWIDAEATSPFIKDQRQLLKVWADNHWSEDNQNIYALWPRLSTSAIDNNNQPSTWFMRNGALLRIKSVEIGYTLPATLMKRLRLANARLYLNGTNLFTFSKFNLWDVEMGGNGLGYPIQRIFNAGVTCSFK
- a CDS encoding FecR family protein — protein: MHQFQRKARRWLKARLPGSLPSAHDDMLHTEIEGHLSSGVFDNLSSPSGREAMYRRITERVKQQEQRSAALHKWWRAAAAILLPIMLAGGWWYDGYQEKPVQHAAAGLKKNKVLLTLSDGASIELDSSGKGVVTLQGNTVSMKQGNGNLVYNALVNESNKMPWHKITTPKGETFLLTLPDGSTALLNAESSIRFPVAFPKEGRQVEVTGEVYFEIQKDRTPFRVKAPESEISVLGTKFNVNGYTDNNGLRVTLLEGAVKVAARADSVLLRPGQQAVLTAGKATVSRQADLEEVMAWKDGNFVFNSLTLPEIMRQVCRWYDVEVSYEGPVSAKRFTGIINRNESITEILDFMQAAGVRYKLNDRKIVVIQ
- a CDS encoding RNA polymerase sigma factor; translation: MMSSNTMPVCSTLLLEQVAGGNEHAFRQLFDTFADRIYGVAYTYTKSPHLSEEIVQDVFVKIWLKRASLPALKSIADYIFIISRNRIINELRRLKTEKKYLQQLFSAETENLRSPESEYVLKESRSLVLHAIDSLPPRQREVYQLNQLQGMRLGEVAIQLGLSRNTVRNHLSRAVQSVREYLHDHADEQTLLFVIIFLALQ